The Strix aluco isolate bStrAlu1 chromosome Z, bStrAlu1.hap1, whole genome shotgun sequence genome contains a region encoding:
- the SNX2 gene encoding sorting nexin-2: MAAERDPPPLGETRPADFEELEDGEDLFTSTVSTLESSPSSPEPASLPAEDLSTNSNGPKPAEIMLDDDREDLFAEATEEVSLDSPERDPILSPEPTPAITPITPTTLVAPRMESKSVTAPVIFDRSREEIEEEANGDLFDIEINVSDPEKVGDGMNAYMAYRVTTKTSLSMFHKNEFSVKRRFSDFLGLHSKLATKYMHIGYIVPPAPEKSIVGMTKVKVGKEDSSSTEFVEKRRAALERYLQRTVKHPTLLQDPDLRQFLESSELPRAVNTQALSGAGILRMVNKAADAVNKMTIKMNESDAWFEEKQQQFENLDQQLRKLHASVEALVCHRKELSANTAAFAKSAAMLGNSEDHTALSRALSQLAEVEEKIDQLHQEQAFADFYVFSELLGDYIRLIAAVKGVFDHRMKCWQKWQDAQVTLQKKREAEAKLQLANKPDKLQQAKDEIKEWETKVQQGEKDFEQISKTIRKEVGRFEKERVKDFKTVIIEYLESLVQTQQQLIKYWEAFLPEAKAIA; encoded by the exons tcaaGTCCTTCATCTCCAGAGCCAGCAAGTCTTCCTGCAGAAGACCTCAGCACAAATTCCAATGGTCCAAAGCCAGCAGAAATCATGTTAGATGATGACAGAGAAGACCTCTTTGCTG AAGCAACAGAAGAAGTTTCACTGGACAGTCCAGAGAGAGATCCAATACTTTCACCGGAACCTACTCCCGCAATCACTCCTATAACACCTACTACGTTAGTAGCTCCCAGAATGGAATCAAAAAGTGTAACAGCCCCTGTGATTTTTGATAGATCCAGAGAAGAG ATTGAAGAGGAAGCAAATGGAGATTTGTTTGATATAGAAATCAATGTATCAGACCCAGAGAAAGTTG GAGATGGCATGAATGCTTATATGGCATACAGAGTAACAACAAAG acatcacTTTCCATGTTCCACAAAAATGAATTCTCTGTTAAAAGAAGATTCAGTGATTTTCTTGGTTTGCACAGCAAATTAGCAACAAAGTACATGCATATTGGTTACATTGTGCCTCCAGCTCCAGAAAAAAGCATTGTAG GCATGACCAAGGTTAAAGTAGGCAAGGAAGATTCTTCATCTACTGAATTTGTAGAGAAAAGAAGAGCAGCTTTAGAAAG GTATCTACAGCGAACAGTAAAGCACCCAACTTTGTTACAGGATCCAGATTTAAGACAGTTCTTGGAAAGTTCTGAG CTGCCGAGAGCGGTTAACACCCAGGCTCTGAGTGGAGCAGGAATATTGAGGATGGTGAACAAGGCTGCCGACGCTGTCAACAAAATGACAATCAAGATGAATGAATCGGATGCA TGgtttgaagaaaaacagcaacaatTTGAGAATCTGGATCAGCAACTTAGAAAACTTCATGCCAGTGTTGAAGCATTAGTCTGCCACAGAAAAG AGCTTTCAGCCAACACAGCTGCGTTTGCTAAAAGTGCTGCCATGTTAGGTAACTCTGAGGACCACACTGCTCTATCTAGAGCTTTGTCTCAGCTTGCAGAGGTTGAGGAGAAGATAGATCAATTGCATCAAGAACAAGCTTTTGCTGATTTCTATGTGTTCTCAGAACTGCTTGGTGACTACATTCGTCTCATTGCTGCAGTAAAA GGTGTGTTTGATCACCGAATGAAATGCTGGCAGAAGTGGCAAGATGCTCAAGTCACTTTACAAAAAAAACGTGAAGCTGAAGCAAAGCTCCAACTTGCCAACAAACCTGATAAATTGCAGCAAGCTAAAGATGAGATAAAAGAG TGGGAGACAAAAGTTCAGCAAGGGGAAAAAGATTTTGAACAGATCTCCAAAACCATTCGCAAGGAAGTGGGAAGATTTGAG AAGGAACGAgtgaaagactttaaaactgttaTTATCGAGTACTTAGAGTCATTAGTGCAAACACAACAGCAG CTAATAAAATACTGGGAGGCATTCCTACCTGAAGCCAAAGCCATTGCCTAA